One genomic region from Cydia pomonella isolate Wapato2018A chromosome 4, ilCydPomo1, whole genome shotgun sequence encodes:
- the LOC133517276 gene encoding cytochrome P450 6B5-like gives MALIESVAFAVVIGALYFYFTRTFNYWKARNVQGPKPVPFFGNIFESALRYVHPGIITKRVYDSYPTEKVVGMFRMTTPCLLIRDLDIVKHVLIKDFDSFVDRGIEFSDEGLGTNLFHANGETWRKLRSRFTPMFTNQKLKNMMHLINDRADKFIDYISEITLKNPEQDIYPLVKKYTMSTMAACFFGLDIDTLRGDTQTVMRIDKAIFTPTFAIEFDMMYPGLLKKMNMSLFPKDIKKFFKNLVETIMTQRNGVPSTRKDFMDLILEYKNKNALATINSDAKVEELTNGEIEAQAFAFYAAGYDTSASTLCFMLYQLALEPEIQDRLRNEIDTYLHRHGDQIELDTLNELPYLDQVLNETLRMYPIDDTLLRKAQHHYKFPGTNVEVSQGQILLIPALGIHHDEKYYPKPEIFNPENFARENVTGRHPCSFLPFGLGPRNCIGIRFAQTQIRVCAIRLLSKFRIEVSKNTVRSFCFDPYRINIAPNKKLYVNFCPRMNL, from the exons ATGGCTCTTATTGAATCAGTGGCGTTTGCGGTCGTCATAGGTGCcctgtacttttatttcacCAGAACTTTTAATTACTGGAAGGCTAGAAATGTCCAAGGACCGAAGCCAGTACCATTTTTTGGAAACATATTTGAATCTGCTTTGCGCTATGTGCATCCTGGAATTATCACAAAACGAGTATACGACAGCTACCCTACTGAGAAAGTTGTAGGAATGTTTAGGATGACAACTCCCTGCTTGTTGATTCGTGATCTCGATATTGTGAAACACGTTCTGATCAAAGACTTTGATTCTTTCGTGGATCGCGGTATTGAATTCAGCGATGAAGGATTGGGAACAAATCTATTCCACGCTAACGGGGAAACTTGGCGAAAGCTAAGAAGTCGCTTCACGCCCATGTTTACTAACCAAAAATTGAAGAATATGATGCACTTGATTAATGATCGTGCAGATAAGTTCATTGACTACATTAGTGAAATAACACTTAAGAACCCAGAACAAGATATTTATCCATTGGTGAAGAAGTACACAATGTCCACGATGGCGGCATGTTTCTTTGGTCTTGATATTGATACTCTTCGCGGAGATACACAAACTGTAATGAGAATCGACAAAGCCATATTTACGCCTACTTTTGCCATAGAGTTCGATATGATGTACCCTggattactaaaaaaaatgaaCATGTCACTATTTCCGAAAGATATCAagaaattctttaaaaatctcGTCGAAACTATAATGACGCAAAGAAATGGAGTGCCATCAACTAGAAAAGATTTTATGGatttaattttagaatataaaaacaaaaacgccCTTGCAACTATCAATAGTGATGCTAAAGTTGAAGAATTAACAAATGGTGAAATAGAAGCGCAAGCGTTTGCATTTTACGCAGCTGGATATGATACTTCTGCTTCCACTCTGTGTTTCATGTTATACCAGCTGGCATTGGAACCTGAAATCCAGGATCGATTGAGGAATGAAATAGACACATATCTACATAGACACGGCGACCAAATAGAACTGGATACCTTAAATGAGTTGCCATATTTAGACCAAGTTTTGAATGAGACACTTCGAATGTACCCTATTGATGATACTTTACTACGGAAAGCACAACATCATTACAAATTTCCCGGCACTAACGTAGAAGTGTCTCAAGGACAAATACTACTAATACCAGCTTTAGGGATTCACCATGATGAGAAGTACTATCCAAAGCCTGAGAtatttaatccagaaaatttcgCTCGAGAAAATGTAACTGGCAGGCACCCGTGCTCATTTCTGCCGTTTGGCCTTGGACCAAGGAATTGCATTG GAATAAGATTTGCGCAAACACAGATCCGGGTATGTGCCATCAGACTGCTGTCGAAGTTCAGAATAGAAGTTAGCAAGAATACCGTCCGCTCCTTCTGCTTTGACCCATACCGCATTAATATTGCCCCAAACAAGAAACTCTACGTGAATTTCTGCCCACGAATGAATCTTTGA